In a single window of the Carassius gibelio isolate Cgi1373 ecotype wild population from Czech Republic chromosome A12, carGib1.2-hapl.c, whole genome shotgun sequence genome:
- the irf3 gene encoding interferon regulatory factor 3 encodes MAQPKPLFIPWLTEQIQSGRYPGVCWINKEQRQFSIPWKHASRQDSNSDDVLIFKAWAQTSVGGDGRINGDPSVWKRNFRSALRVKGFKVIYDDKNDGANPHKVYQFPFEPHSAASGSEGSQETDFSQEQGAEESDVSPTHPPQGLEQDFTGLNLLDSSSQVHEVWNPDQMYMGLEDQILFQEPNPCPESQYNEFHYQILDTREPFPLAEGAVGGLGQIPASEGATAAGHHPPEYQPVGEGEGHQATVPVVSLDTFFQIKVFYKGKMVKEELVENVAGFRLMYQGNMDESMGSADLPVVTLPVPEGILDQIQAKHTNDILNNLGGLEIRKLDAVVCGHRWGSSRIYWGISKHENSQTPRELAKNTPEAVYYFKDYISRLKAFMQTNSESPSYALYFFLGEKWPDPKMKPWEKKLIMIEVILTSLEHLNMIAVANGASSLQSVELQLSLEQMMELC; translated from the exons ATGGCCCAACCAAAACCACTCTTCATACCCTGGTTGACTGAACAAATCCAGAGTGGACGTTATCCCGGAGTGTGTTGGATCAATAAAGAACAAAGACAGTTCAGCATTCCATGGAAGCACGCTTCAAGACAGGACTCCAACAGTGATGATGTCCTCATATTCAAA GCCTGGGCTCAGACGAGCGTCGGTGGAGATGGCAGGATCAACGGAGATCCCTCTGTTTGGAAGAGAAACTTCCGTAGCGCTCTTCGTGTTAAAGGCTTCAAGGTTATATATGATGACAAGAACGATGGCGCTAATCCACATAAAGTCTATCAGTTTCCATTTGAACCTCATTCTGCAG CTTCAGGATCCGAGGGCTCTCAAGAGACTGAT TTTTCACAAGAACAGGGTGCTGAGGAGAGCGACGTGTCCCCTA caCATCCACCTCAAGGTTTGGAGCAAGATTTCACGGGACTAAACCTTCTGGACAGTTCCTCACAAG TTCATGAAGTCTGGAATCCAGATCAGATGTATATGGGGCTTGAAGATCAAATACTCTTTCAGGAACCCAACCCATGTCCCGAATCCCAATATAATGAGTTCCATTACCAAATATTGGACACTCGTGAACCATTTCCTTTAGCTGAGGGGGCAGTCGGTGGTTTGGGGCAGATTCCGGCGTCTGAGGGGGCGACGGCTGCGGGTCATCATCCCCCAGAATATCAACCAGTCGGTGAAGGAGAGGGTCATCAGGCGACCGTTCCTGTGGTATCACTGG ACACTTTTTTTCAGATTAAGGTTTTTTACAAAGGGAAGATGGTGAAAGAAGAGTTGGTGGAGAATGTTGCTGGTTTCAGACTGATGTATCAGGGAAACAT GGACGAATCCATGGGCAGTGCTGATCTTCCAGTGGTCACACTTCCTGTTCCTGAAGGTATTCTGGATCAGATCCAGGCCAAGCATACGAACGACATTCTGAATAATCTGGGTGGTCTGGAGATCAGGAAATTGGACGCCGTGGTCTGTGGTCACCGTTGGGGATCAAGCAGGATCTATTGGGGTATAAGCAAACATGAAAATAGCCAAACACCCAGAGAGCTCGCCAAAAACACACCTGAAGCCGTCTACTACTTCAAAGATTACATATCAC GTTTGAAGGCCTTTATGCAGACAAACAGTGAATCTCCTTCTTACGCTCTGTACTTCTTTCTGGGAGAGAAGTGGCCCGACCCCAAAATGAAGCCGTGGGAGAAGAAACTCATCATGATTGAG gTTATTCTGACTTCACTGGAGCATTTGAATATGATTGCTGTTGCAAACGGGGCGTCTTCTCTGCAGTCGGTGGAGCTCCAGCTCTCTCTGGAGCAAATGATGGAGCTGTGTTAG